In Flavobacterium sp. N3904, one DNA window encodes the following:
- a CDS encoding arabinan endo-1,5-alpha-L-arabinosidase has product MKKSNSIIRMACYFAFILITALSLGGCSKGDDPSPDPTPTPTPTPTPTPVAFPGPTYADNYSSISSWGSNAKWNLANVHDPSVAKCGEYYYMYQTDASYGNATDGHGHFFYRRSKDLITWEFMGSSMTTAPAWVKDSLNNKRARMNPALPAITSPNYGYWAPCVRKVGNKYRMYYSIVVDNPIIASNFDNSWSERAFIGLAETDDLASNVWTDKGMVVCSEPDGVKPYSFTGTRNWDDAYFKFNAIDPSFIETPTGDQYLIYGSWHSGIAALKLNPATGKPDQLKTLSDYGTRIATRNNTTRWQASEGPEIIYNDVTGYYYLFLAYDGLDVPYNTRVCRSKNIMGPYLGINGADVTNGSDCWPMLTHPYGFNNHTGWVGISHCAVFQNPDTKQWYYSSQARLPKDVPGIAVSNAIMMGHVREIQWTEDGWPVVAPERYAGVPATTITESSFIGSWEQITMNYQYATIQKSATIYLTADKKVSGGVSGTWSYDSTNKTLTVNGIKCKVSDAWDWESATRKVTLTYSGLTGAGLPVWGKKIN; this is encoded by the coding sequence ATGAAAAAATCAAATTCCATTATAAGAATGGCATGCTATTTTGCATTTATTCTTATTACAGCTTTGTCATTAGGTGGTTGTTCTAAAGGAGATGATCCTTCACCAGATCCAACTCCAACGCCGACTCCAACACCAACCCCAACGCCTGTTGCTTTTCCCGGACCTACTTATGCTGATAACTATTCCTCAATTTCCTCGTGGGGCAGCAATGCAAAATGGAATTTGGCCAACGTACACGATCCATCGGTAGCCAAGTGCGGTGAGTATTATTATATGTACCAAACCGATGCTTCTTATGGAAATGCAACCGATGGTCATGGACATTTTTTCTACAGACGTTCCAAAGACCTTATAACTTGGGAATTTATGGGCTCTTCAATGACCACGGCACCAGCTTGGGTAAAAGATTCTTTGAATAACAAAAGAGCCCGAATGAATCCGGCATTGCCAGCCATTACCAGTCCAAATTATGGCTATTGGGCTCCTTGCGTACGAAAAGTGGGTAACAAATACCGCATGTATTACAGCATTGTAGTCGATAATCCTATAATTGCAAGTAATTTTGATAACTCTTGGAGTGAAAGAGCCTTTATTGGCTTGGCCGAAACCGATGATTTAGCCTCCAATGTTTGGACAGACAAAGGAATGGTGGTTTGTTCAGAACCTGATGGTGTAAAACCGTATTCGTTTACAGGCACAAGAAACTGGGACGATGCTTATTTCAAATTTAACGCCATCGACCCGAGTTTTATTGAAACTCCTACAGGAGACCAATACCTAATCTACGGTTCCTGGCATTCTGGTATTGCAGCTTTAAAACTAAATCCAGCTACCGGAAAACCAGATCAATTAAAAACCTTGAGCGATTATGGAACCCGCATTGCCACCCGCAATAATACCACACGCTGGCAAGCTTCCGAAGGCCCCGAGATTATCTACAATGATGTTACAGGTTATTATTATTTGTTTTTAGCGTATGATGGTCTGGATGTTCCTTACAACACCAGAGTTTGTCGTTCCAAAAATATTATGGGACCTTATCTTGGAATAAACGGTGCCGACGTGACCAATGGTTCCGATTGTTGGCCAATGCTGACACACCCTTATGGTTTCAATAATCACACAGGTTGGGTTGGAATCTCGCATTGTGCTGTTTTTCAAAATCCAGACACTAAGCAATGGTATTATTCCTCACAGGCACGCTTGCCAAAAGATGTACCGGGAATTGCCGTTTCCAACGCCATAATGATGGGACATGTTCGCGAAATCCAATGGACTGAGGATGGATGGCCAGTAGTTGCTCCCGAGCGCTATGCTGGTGTACCCGCAACCACCATTACAGAATCTTCATTTATCGGTTCATGGGAACAAATCACTATGAATTACCAATATGCCACCATTCAAAAATCGGCTACTATATACTTAACCGCCGACAAAAAAGTAAGTGGTGGCGTTTCAGGAACTTGGTCGTATGACAGCACCAACAAAACATTGACCGTCAATGGCATAAAATGCAAAGTAAGCGATGCCTGGGATTGGGAAAGTGCAACGCGCAAAGTAACCTTAACTTATTCTGGACTTACAGGAGCAGGTTTACCAGTTTGGGGCAAGAAAATAAATTAG